The following coding sequences are from one Gadus morhua chromosome 10, gadMor3.0, whole genome shotgun sequence window:
- the LOC115552311 gene encoding uncharacterized protein LOC115552311 isoform X6, with protein sequence MLIMGAVLLLLIGVAEGVETFCNATQPHITTQCFGSLGGTVEVQMLTQYSQDDTFRLKKNNVTILSERNQTNIRYSFNVSTGIFTIKDIDRKDNGEYSMEVYDREAGRLVASTKCYLTIQAPVSSPLLSRECLSWGQQRVSCSAGGDGLHYSWSLDGLPLNDQRLPSGPSSASDVTLEPGRSGLLTCSVRNIVSNATANITLSVCDGVKTVCDATQPRVTTQCFGSLGETVEVLLPTQSSQNDTFRLKKDHVSILSERYQTNIRYSFNVSTGIFTIKDIDRKDNGEYSMEVHNADGRGVAFTKCYLTIQAPVSSPLLSRECLSWGQQRVYCSAGGDGLHYSWSLDGLPLNDPRLLSGHSSASDVTLEPGRSGLLTCSVRNIVSNATANITLSMCDGLTPFIARSLTVVLLLLAALGFYWALKKKKTSSPRDIALSSMAVDDGVTYGNVSGATGRAGGQ encoded by the exons ATGCTCATCATGGGGGCTGTGCTGCTGTTACTAATTGGTGTGGCTGAAG GTGTGGAGACCTTCTGCAacgccacacagccacacatcacGACCCAGTGCTTTGGCTCTCTGGGAGGAACCGTAGAGGTCCAGATGCTTACTCAGTACTCACAAGATGATACCTTCAGACTGAAGAAGAACAATGTCACGATTTTATCAGAACGCAATCAGACAAACATTCGATATTCATTTAATGTCAGTACTGGAATATTTACTATAAAGGACATCGACAGGAAAGACAATGGTGAATACTCAATGGAAGTATATGACCGAGAAGCTGGAAGGCTAGTGGCATCTACAAAATGTTATTTAACCATTCAAG CCccggtctcctctcccctcctgtcccggGAGTGTCTGTCCTGGGGACAGCAGAGGGTGTCCTGCTCTGCCGGGGGGGACGGACTCCACTACAGCTGGAGTCTAGACGGACTCCCGCTGAACGACCAGCGTCTCCCCTCCGGACCCAGTAGCGCTAGTGACGTCACTCTGGAGCCGGGACGGTCGGGACTGCTCACCTGCTCGGTCCGCAACATCGTGAGCAACGCCACGGCCAACATcaccttgtctgtgtgtgacg GTGTGAAGACCGTCTGCGACGCCACACAGCCACGCGTCACGACCCAGTGCTTTGGCTCTCTGGGAGAAACCGTGGAGGTCCTGCTGCCTACTCAGTCCTCACAAAATGATACCTTCAGACTGAAGAAAGACCATGTCTCGATTTTATCAGAACGCTATCAGACAAACATTCGATATTCATTTAATGTCAGTACTGGAATATTTACTATAAAGGACATCGACAGGAAAGACAATGGTGAATACTCTATGGAAGTACATAATGCAGATGGGAGGGGAGTAGCATTTACAAAATGTTATTTAACCATTCAAG CCCCGGTCtcatctcccctcctgtcccggGAGTGTCTGTCCTGGGGACAGCAGAGGGTGTACTGCTCTGCCGGGGGGGACGGACTCCACTACAGCTGGAGTCTAGACGGACTCCCGCTGAACGACCCGCGTCTCCTCTCCGGACACAGTAGCGCTAGTGACGTCACTCTGGAGCCGGGCCGGTCGGGATTGCTCACCTGCTCGGTCCGCAACATCGTGAGCAACGCCACGGCCAACATCACCTTGTCTATGTGTGACG GGCTCACCCCGTTCATCGCTCGTTCTCTgacggtggtgctgctgctcctAGCAGCATTGGGATTCTACTGGGCactaaagaagaagaaaacctcCAGCCCTCGAG ACATCGCGCTGTCCTCCATGGCGGTAGATGATGGTGTGACGTACGGTAACGTCTCCGGGGCGACCGGGAGGGCAGGGGGACAGTGA
- the LOC115552311 gene encoding uncharacterized protein LOC115552311 isoform X9 codes for MLIMGAVLLLLIGVAEGVKTVCDATQPRVTTQCFGSLGETVEVLMPTQSSQNDTFRLKKDRVTILSGRSQTNIRYSFNVSTGIFTIKDIDRTDNGTYSMEVHNVTGMGVAFTKCYLNIQAPVSSPLLSRECLSWGQQRVSCSAGGDGLHYSWSLDGLPLNDQRLPSGPSSASDVTLEPGRSGLLTCSVRNIVSNATANITLSVCDGVKTVCDATQPRVTTQCFGSLGETVEVLLPTQSSQNDTFRLKKDHVSILSERYQTNIRYSFNVSTGIFTIKDIDRKDNGEYSMEVHNADGRGVAFTKCYLTIQAPVSSPLLSRECLSWGQQRVYCSAGGDGLHYSWSLDGLPLNDPRLLSGHSSASDVTLEPGRSGLLTCSVRNIVSNATANITLSMCDGLTPFIARSLTVVLLLLAALGFYWALKKKKTSSPRDIALSSMAVDDGVTYGNVSGATGRAGGQ; via the exons ATGCTCATCATGGGGGCTGTGCTGCTGTTACTAATTGGTGTGGCTGAAG GTGTGAAGACCGTCTGCGACGCCACACAGCCACGCGTCACGACCCAGTGCTTTGGCTCTCTGGGAGAAACCGTGGAGGTCCTGATGCCTACTCAGTCCTCACAAAATGATACCTTCAGACTGAAGAAAGACAGAGTCACGATTTTATCAGGACGCAGTCAGACAAACATTCGATATTCATTTAATGTCAGTACTGGAATATTTACTATAAAGGACATCGACAGGACAGACAATGGTACATACTCAATGGAAGTACATAATGTAACTGGAATGGGAGTAGCATTTACAAAATGTTATTTAAACATTCAAG CCccggtctcctctcccctcctgtcccggGAGTGTCTGTCCTGGGGACAGCAGAGGGTGTCCTGCTCTGCCGGGGGGGACGGACTCCACTACAGCTGGAGTCTAGACGGACTCCCGCTGAACGACCAGCGTCTCCCCTCCGGACCCAGTAGCGCTAGTGACGTCACTCTGGAGCCGGGACGGTCGGGACTGCTCACCTGCTCGGTCCGCAACATCGTGAGCAACGCCACGGCCAACATcaccttgtctgtgtgtgacg GTGTGAAGACCGTCTGCGACGCCACACAGCCACGCGTCACGACCCAGTGCTTTGGCTCTCTGGGAGAAACCGTGGAGGTCCTGCTGCCTACTCAGTCCTCACAAAATGATACCTTCAGACTGAAGAAAGACCATGTCTCGATTTTATCAGAACGCTATCAGACAAACATTCGATATTCATTTAATGTCAGTACTGGAATATTTACTATAAAGGACATCGACAGGAAAGACAATGGTGAATACTCTATGGAAGTACATAATGCAGATGGGAGGGGAGTAGCATTTACAAAATGTTATTTAACCATTCAAG CCCCGGTCtcatctcccctcctgtcccggGAGTGTCTGTCCTGGGGACAGCAGAGGGTGTACTGCTCTGCCGGGGGGGACGGACTCCACTACAGCTGGAGTCTAGACGGACTCCCGCTGAACGACCCGCGTCTCCTCTCCGGACACAGTAGCGCTAGTGACGTCACTCTGGAGCCGGGCCGGTCGGGATTGCTCACCTGCTCGGTCCGCAACATCGTGAGCAACGCCACGGCCAACATCACCTTGTCTATGTGTGACG GGCTCACCCCGTTCATCGCTCGTTCTCTgacggtggtgctgctgctcctAGCAGCATTGGGATTCTACTGGGCactaaagaagaagaaaacctcCAGCCCTCGAG ACATCGCGCTGTCCTCCATGGCGGTAGATGATGGTGTGACGTACGGTAACGTCTCCGGGGCGACCGGGAGGGCAGGGGGACAGTGA
- the LOC115552311 gene encoding uncharacterized protein LOC115552311 isoform X1, with amino-acid sequence MLIMGAVLLLLIGVAEGVETFCNATQPHITTQCFGSLGGTVEVQMLTQYSQDDTFRLKKNNVTILSERNQTNIRYSFNVSTGIFTIKDIDRKDNGEYSMEVYDREAGRLVASTKCYLTIQAPASSPLMSRECLSWGQQRVSCSAGGDGLHYSWSLDGLPLNDPRLLSGPSSASDVTLEPGRSGLVTCSVHNIMSNATANITLSVCDGVKTVCDATQPRVTTQCFGSLGETVEVLMPTQSSQNDTFRLKKDRVTILSGRSQTNIRYSFNVSTGIFTIKDIDRTDNGTYSMEVHNVTGMGVAFTKCYLNIQAPVSSPLLSRECLSWGQQRVSCSAGGDGLHYSWSLDGLPLNDQRLPSGPSSASDVTLEPGRSGLLTCSVRNIVSNATANITLSVCDGVKTVCDATQPRVTTQCFGSLGETVEVLLPTQSSQNDTFRLKKDHVSILSERYQTNIRYSFNVSTGIFTIKDIDRKDNGEYSMEVHNADGRGVAFTKCYLTIQAPVSSPLLSRECLSWGQQRVYCSAGGDGLHYSWSLDGLPLNDPRLLSGHSSASDVTLEPGRSGLLTCSVRNIVSNATANITLSMCDGLTPFIARSLTVVLLLLAALGFYWALKKKKTSSPRDIALSSMAVDDGVTYGNVSGATGRAGGQ; translated from the exons ATGCTCATCATGGGGGCTGTGCTGCTGTTACTAATTGGTGTGGCTGAAG GTGTGGAGACCTTCTGCAacgccacacagccacacatcacGACCCAGTGCTTTGGCTCTCTGGGAGGAACCGTAGAGGTCCAGATGCTTACTCAGTACTCACAAGATGATACCTTCAGACTGAAGAAGAACAATGTCACGATTTTATCAGAACGCAATCAGACAAACATTCGATATTCATTTAATGTCAGTACTGGAATATTTACTATAAAGGACATCGACAGGAAAGACAATGGTGAATACTCAATGGAAGTATATGACCGAGAAGCTGGAAGGCTAGTGGCATCTACAAAATGTTATTTAACCATTCAAG CCCcggcctcctctcccctcatgtCCCGGGAGTGTCTGTCCTGGGGACAGCAGAGGGTGTCCTGCTCTGCCGGGGGGGACGGACTCCACTACAGCTGGAGTCTAGACGGACTCCCGCTGAACGACCCGCGTCTCCTCTCCGGACCCAGTAGCGCTAGTGACGTCACTCTGGAGCCGGGCCGGTCGGGACTGGTCACCTGCTCGGTCCACAACATCATGAGCAACGCCACGGCCAACATcaccttgtctgtgtgtgacg GTGTGAAGACCGTCTGCGACGCCACACAGCCACGCGTCACGACCCAGTGCTTTGGCTCTCTGGGAGAAACCGTGGAGGTCCTGATGCCTACTCAGTCCTCACAAAATGATACCTTCAGACTGAAGAAAGACAGAGTCACGATTTTATCAGGACGCAGTCAGACAAACATTCGATATTCATTTAATGTCAGTACTGGAATATTTACTATAAAGGACATCGACAGGACAGACAATGGTACATACTCAATGGAAGTACATAATGTAACTGGAATGGGAGTAGCATTTACAAAATGTTATTTAAACATTCAAG CCccggtctcctctcccctcctgtcccggGAGTGTCTGTCCTGGGGACAGCAGAGGGTGTCCTGCTCTGCCGGGGGGGACGGACTCCACTACAGCTGGAGTCTAGACGGACTCCCGCTGAACGACCAGCGTCTCCCCTCCGGACCCAGTAGCGCTAGTGACGTCACTCTGGAGCCGGGACGGTCGGGACTGCTCACCTGCTCGGTCCGCAACATCGTGAGCAACGCCACGGCCAACATcaccttgtctgtgtgtgacg GTGTGAAGACCGTCTGCGACGCCACACAGCCACGCGTCACGACCCAGTGCTTTGGCTCTCTGGGAGAAACCGTGGAGGTCCTGCTGCCTACTCAGTCCTCACAAAATGATACCTTCAGACTGAAGAAAGACCATGTCTCGATTTTATCAGAACGCTATCAGACAAACATTCGATATTCATTTAATGTCAGTACTGGAATATTTACTATAAAGGACATCGACAGGAAAGACAATGGTGAATACTCTATGGAAGTACATAATGCAGATGGGAGGGGAGTAGCATTTACAAAATGTTATTTAACCATTCAAG CCCCGGTCtcatctcccctcctgtcccggGAGTGTCTGTCCTGGGGACAGCAGAGGGTGTACTGCTCTGCCGGGGGGGACGGACTCCACTACAGCTGGAGTCTAGACGGACTCCCGCTGAACGACCCGCGTCTCCTCTCCGGACACAGTAGCGCTAGTGACGTCACTCTGGAGCCGGGCCGGTCGGGATTGCTCACCTGCTCGGTCCGCAACATCGTGAGCAACGCCACGGCCAACATCACCTTGTCTATGTGTGACG GGCTCACCCCGTTCATCGCTCGTTCTCTgacggtggtgctgctgctcctAGCAGCATTGGGATTCTACTGGGCactaaagaagaagaaaacctcCAGCCCTCGAG ACATCGCGCTGTCCTCCATGGCGGTAGATGATGGTGTGACGTACGGTAACGTCTCCGGGGCGACCGGGAGGGCAGGGGGACAGTGA